A window of Silene latifolia isolate original U9 population unplaced genomic scaffold, ASM4854445v1 scaffold_70, whole genome shotgun sequence genomic DNA:
CAACTCTGATCATAAAATCGATCCCTTATCTCCCTTTTCTCTTGCCAATCAAGAAGGGCCTGGGCAAACAATCACTCACATAAAACTCCGACCCGACAATTACGAAGAATGGTGTCGGTCCATGCGTATGTCTCTTAAATCGAGGCGAAAATTCGGTTTTTGTGATGGCACGATTACTAAGCCTACTGATGAATTTCTCGCTGACCAGTGGGTTGTCGTCCATTGCACTATTGTGCAATGGATTATGCATTCCATCGATCCCTGTATTCGGGATAGCATCTCATATACGGAGGATGCTTCGCTATTATGGCAAGAATTGGCGGAGCGATTTTCCGTTATCGATGGTTCCAAAATTCATGCGTTAAAAGCACAATTAAATGACTGTAAGCAAACTAAGGGCATGTCAGTCACCACATATTATGGAAATTTAAAGGTTTTGTGGGATGCTATCGCTTCCCATGAGCCACCGTTCGCTTGCAAGTGTGGCCACTGCACTTGTGGCATTTCCCAGGCAGCACTCGCGCGACAGGATTCCGAGCGCCTGCATAAATTTCTTATGGGATTGGATGCCTCCTTGTATGGCGCTATTCGGTCCCATCAGTTAGCTCTTGATCCTCTTCCGTCTCTCAACCGAGCTTATCAGGTTGTTCTACAGGAAGAGCGGCTTCACGCTAGTTCCGTTACGGATTTTGTCGATCCTTCTGAAATTATGGCATGTGCTGTGAGGCGTGATAATGGGTCAACTTCGATCCCCGATTGGAGAGCTCTTCGCGAGCAGGAACGCCAAGAACGCCGAAAGTTAACCTGTTCTTTTTGCAATGAAAAAGGCCATGAAGTGCAATCTTGTTTTATTAAAGCCCAGAAGTTCCCGGACTGGTCGGGCGATCGACCTCGCACTCTCGAAGAATTACGTGCTCGCTCTCAAAAACGTGCTTCAGGCCGTTCCCCTGCTCAAGCTAATATGGTGTTTTCCAGTCCGACTTCATCCTCTTCTCATGATCGTCTCAATGGTATGTACATGTCTCCCGATTGGATTATCGACACCGGAGCATCACACCATGTCACGGGTGATATACGATGGCTAACCGAGTCCTTCTCCATTTCACCGCGTGCTGTGAGCCTGCCTAATGGACTCTCGGTTGTTGCTCATACGGCCGGAACTGTCCACTTAACTGATTCTTTAATTCTTCACAATGTTTTATTTGTTCCTAGCTTGAATTGTAATTTGTTGTCCGTATCTCAATTAAGTGCCGCCACTCGCTATGTTCTTCAATTTAATAATGACTCTTGTTCCATCCAGGACCCTTCTATGAGGACGAGGATTGGAGTCGGTGAGCTGCGGGACGGGCTCTACTATTTGCGTGCGGTGGTCGGGCCGGTGGTGCATCGCGTGAGCACGACGGATATTTTAAATTTATGGCATAAGCGGCTTGGGCATCCATctaataaaattgtaaaactaCTTCCTCCTGTTAGTCATTTAAATGCCGAGTTCGAGCATGTTTGTGATATTTGTCATTTTGCGAAACAAAGCCGGACAAGTTTTTCTTTGAATAATAATAAAGCTTCTGCCATTTTCGATTTAATCCATTGTGACCTCTGGGGACCTTATCGCACTTTATCCTCTTGTGGTGCAAAATATTTTCTTACCTTAGTCGATGATTATTCTCGGGCCGTCTGGGTGTATTTGTTGCTCGACA
This region includes:
- the LOC141639995 gene encoding uncharacterized protein LOC141639995: MTNDSANSANNSDHKIDPLSPFSLANQEGPGQTITHIKLRPDNYEEWCRSMRMSLKSRRKFGFCDGTITKPTDEFLADQWVVVHCTIVQWIMHSIDPCIRDSISYTEDASLLWQELAERFSVIDGSKIHALKAQLNDCKQTKGMSVTTYYGNLKVLWDAIASHEPPFACKCGHCTCGISQAALARQDSERLHKFLMGLDASLYGAIRSHQLALDPLPSLNRAYQVVLQEERLHASSVTDFVDPSEIMACAVRRDNGSTSIPDWRALREQERQERRKLTCSFCNEKGHEVQSCFIKAQKFPDWSGDRPRTLEELRARSQKRASGRSPAQANMVFSSPTSSSSHDRLNGPFYEDEDWSR